A window of the Streptomyces griseochromogenes genome harbors these coding sequences:
- the rplX gene encoding 50S ribosomal protein L24, with protein MKIKKGDLVQVITGKDKGKQGKVIAAFPREDRVLVEGVNRVKKHTKAGPTASGSQAGGIVTTEAPIHVSNVQLVVEKDGNKVVTRVGYRFDDEGNKIRVAKRTGEDI; from the coding sequence ATGAAGATCAAGAAGGGCGACCTGGTCCAGGTCATCACCGGCAAGGACAAGGGCAAGCAGGGCAAGGTCATCGCTGCCTTCCCCCGCGAGGACCGTGTCCTGGTCGAGGGTGTCAACCGGGTCAAGAAGCACACCAAGGCCGGCCCGACCGCCAGCGGTTCGCAGGCCGGCGGCATCGTCACGACCGAGGCGCCGATCCACGTCTCCAACGTCCAGCTGGTCGTTGAGAAGGACGGCAACAAGGTCGTCACGCGTGTCGGTTACCGCTTCGACGACGAGGGCAACAAGATCCGCGTTGCCAAGCGGACGGGTGAGGACATCTGA
- a CDS encoding type Z 30S ribosomal protein S14 produces MAKKALIAKAARKPKFGVRGYTRCQRCGRPHSVYRKFGLCRVCLREMAHRGELPGVTKSSW; encoded by the coding sequence ATGGCGAAGAAGGCTCTGATCGCTAAGGCTGCTCGCAAGCCCAAGTTCGGTGTGCGTGGCTACACGCGCTGCCAGCGCTGCGGCCGTCCCCACTCCGTGTACCGCAAGTTCGGCCTGTGCCGCGTGTGCCTTCGTGAGATGGCTCACCGTGGCGAGCTGCCGGGCGTGACCAAGAGCTCCTGGTAA
- the rpmC gene encoding 50S ribosomal protein L29, with the protein MSAGTKASELRELGNEELLAKLREAKEELFNLRFQAATGQLENHGRLKAVRKDIARIYTLMRERELGIETVENA; encoded by the coding sequence ATGTCGGCCGGTACCAAGGCGTCCGAGCTGCGCGAGCTGGGCAACGAGGAGCTTCTGGCGAAGCTCCGCGAGGCCAAGGAAGAGCTGTTCAACCTCCGCTTCCAGGCGGCCACGGGACAGCTCGAGAACCACGGCCGTCTCAAGGCGGTCCGCAAGGACATCGCGCGGATCTACACCCTGATGCGCGAGCGTGAGCTGGGCATCGAAACGGTGGAGAACGCCTGA
- the rpsQ gene encoding 30S ribosomal protein S17 — MSEKNVTENAEARGFRKTREGLVVSDKMDKTVVVAVEDRVKHALYGKVIRRTNKLKAHDEQNAAGVGDRVLLMETRPLSATKRWRVVEILEKAK; from the coding sequence ATGAGCGAGAAGAACGTGACTGAGAACGCAGAGGCGCGCGGCTTCCGCAAGACCCGTGAGGGTCTCGTCGTCAGCGACAAGATGGACAAGACCGTCGTCGTCGCCGTCGAGGACCGCGTCAAGCACGCGCTGTACGGCAAGGTCATCCGCCGTACGAACAAGCTCAAGGCGCACGACGAGCAGAACGCCGCGGGTGTCGGCGACCGCGTCCTCCTCATGGAGACCCGGCCGCTGTCCGCGACGAAGCGCTGGCGCGTCGTCGAGATCCTCGAGAAGGCCAAGTAA
- the rplN gene encoding 50S ribosomal protein L14, with amino-acid sequence MIQQESRLRVADNTGAKEILCIRVLGGSGRRYAGIGDVIVATVKDAIPGGNVKKGDVVKAVIVRTVKERRRPDGSYIRFDENAAVILKNDGDPRGTRIFGPVGRELREKKFMKIISLAPEVL; translated from the coding sequence GTGATCCAGCAGGAGTCGCGACTGCGCGTCGCCGACAACACTGGTGCGAAGGAAATCCTTTGCATCCGTGTGCTCGGTGGCTCCGGTCGCCGCTACGCGGGCATCGGTGACGTCATCGTCGCCACCGTCAAGGACGCGATCCCCGGTGGCAACGTGAAGAAGGGTGACGTCGTCAAGGCGGTCATCGTTCGCACCGTCAAGGAGCGCCGCCGTCCGGACGGCTCGTACATCCGCTTCGACGAGAACGCCGCCGTCATTCTGAAGAACGACGGCGACCCTCGCGGCACCCGCATCTTCGGCCCGGTCGGCCGTGAGCTGCGCGAGAAGAAGTTCATGAAGATCATCTCGCTCGCGCCGGAGGTGCTGTAA
- the rpsH gene encoding 30S ribosomal protein S8: MTMTDPIADMLTRLRNANSAYHDSVTMPASKIKSHIAEILQQEGFITGWKIEDAEVGKNLVLELKFGPNRERSIAGIKRISKPGLRVYAKSTNLPKVLGGLGVAIISTSHGLLTDKQAGKKGVGGEVLAYVW; encoded by the coding sequence ATGACCATGACTGATCCGATCGCAGACATGCTTACGCGTCTGCGGAACGCGAACTCGGCATACCACGACTCCGTGACGATGCCGGCATCGAAGATCAAGTCTCACATCGCGGAGATCCTCCAGCAGGAGGGCTTCATCACGGGCTGGAAGATCGAGGACGCCGAGGTCGGCAAGAACCTCGTTCTCGAGCTGAAGTTCGGCCCGAACCGTGAGCGCTCCATCGCGGGCATCAAGCGGATCTCCAAGCCCGGTCTCCGGGTGTACGCGAAGTCCACCAACCTGCCGAAGGTGCTGGGCGGCCTCGGCGTGGCGATCATCTCCACGTCGCACGGGCTCCTCACCGACAAGCAGGCCGGCAAGAAGGGCGTGGGTGGGGAAGTCCTCGCCTACGTCTGGTAG
- the rplE gene encoding 50S ribosomal protein L5, translating to MATTTTPRLKQKYREEIAGKMRDEFKYENVMQIPGLVKIVVNMGVGDAARDSKLIEGAIRDLTTITGQKPQVTKARKSIAQFKLREGQPIGAHVTLRGDRMWEFLDRTLSLALPRIRDFRGLSPKQFDGRGNYTFGLTEQVMFHEIDQDKIDRVRGMDITVVTTATNDAEGRALLRHLGFPFKEA from the coding sequence ATGGCTACCACCACCACTCCGCGTCTGAAGCAGAAGTACCGCGAGGAGATCGCGGGCAAGATGCGTGACGAGTTCAAGTACGAGAACGTCATGCAGATCCCCGGCCTCGTCAAGATCGTGGTCAACATGGGTGTGGGCGACGCCGCCCGCGACTCCAAGCTGATCGAGGGCGCCATCCGCGACCTCACCACGATCACCGGCCAGAAGCCGCAGGTCACCAAGGCTCGTAAGTCCATCGCGCAGTTCAAGCTGCGTGAGGGCCAGCCGATCGGTGCCCACGTCACGCTTCGTGGCGACCGCATGTGGGAGTTCCTGGACCGCACCCTGTCGCTCGCGCTGCCGCGCATCCGCGACTTCCGCGGCCTGTCCCCCAAGCAGTTCGACGGCCGTGGCAACTACACCTTCGGTCTCACGGAGCAGGTCATGTTCCACGAGATCGACCAGGACAAGATCGACCGCGTCCGGGGTATGGACATCACCGTGGTCACCACGGCGACCAACGACGCTGAGGGCCGCGCGCTCCTTCGTCACCTCGGCTTCCCGTTCAAGGAGGCGTGA